A window from Microbacterium ginsengiterrae encodes these proteins:
- a CDS encoding carbohydrate ABC transporter permease, translating into MTQTTAPVRTARTDGPQPRRRMTRRTALWIQSILLALIALVSLVPILAIFVGTFQDGNDVIRNGISFSIDFSDLSFDNYVMLFTDSGLYFRWFWNSLILTVVQVAGTLLVSSFVAYGFAMYEFRGKRLGFILVIVLMTIPFEMLMLPLYVQVNDIGAADQYWIVVLPFLAQAVTIFFFRQYFIGVPKEILEAGRVDGVSEFGIFFRLVAPIAKPAFAAMAILNGMTIWNNFLWPLLVLRSPEKFVLPIGLNTLLTPYGNNYELLIIGSFFSLIPLLILFLAFQRFFVDGMTAGAVKG; encoded by the coding sequence ATGACGCAGACGACGGCACCCGTTCGCACCGCACGCACCGACGGCCCGCAGCCGCGGCGCCGGATGACCCGCAGGACCGCCCTGTGGATCCAGAGCATCCTGCTGGCCCTGATCGCCCTGGTCTCGCTGGTTCCCATCCTCGCGATCTTCGTCGGCACCTTCCAGGACGGCAACGACGTCATCCGCAACGGGATCTCCTTCTCGATCGACTTCTCCGACTTGAGCTTCGACAACTACGTCATGCTCTTCACGGACTCGGGCCTGTACTTCCGGTGGTTCTGGAACAGCCTCATCCTCACCGTCGTCCAGGTCGCCGGCACGCTGTTGGTGAGCTCCTTCGTCGCCTACGGGTTCGCGATGTACGAGTTCCGGGGCAAGCGCCTCGGCTTCATCCTCGTCATCGTCCTCATGACGATCCCGTTCGAGATGCTCATGCTCCCGCTCTACGTCCAGGTGAACGACATCGGCGCCGCCGACCAGTACTGGATCGTCGTGCTGCCGTTCCTCGCGCAGGCGGTCACGATCTTCTTCTTCCGCCAGTACTTCATCGGCGTGCCGAAGGAGATCCTCGAAGCCGGCCGCGTCGACGGCGTCTCCGAGTTCGGCATCTTCTTCCGCCTCGTCGCACCGATCGCCAAGCCGGCCTTCGCCGCGATGGCGATCCTCAACGGGATGACCATCTGGAACAACTTCCTCTGGCCCCTCCTCGTGCTCCGCTCGCCGGAGAAGTTCGTCCTCCCGATCGGCCTGAACACGCTGCTGACCCCGTACGGGAACAACTACGAGCTGCTGATCATCGGGTCGTTCTTCTCGCTGATCCCGCTGCTGATCCTCTTCCTCGCCTTCCAGCGCTTCTTCGTCGACGGCATGACGGCCGGAGCCGTGAAGGGCTGA
- a CDS encoding extracellular solute-binding protein, translating into MRIRRILTATIVAGLAVGALSGCSSDGQSGGGGGADADGVTTLDMWVFAELHGQVYEEMAEMWNEENPDKQIDLNLTVYPYQDMHDKLLLAVNSGQGGPDLADIEVGKFGNFVKGDNPPLVDLTAAADPYVDDIVQARLDLYSRNGKIYGYPTHVGAFVAFYNTELLEGAGIDYTTIKTWDDFAEAGTAYNEATDKAFSVASTGVFFTEPLAIAQNGGQLFDDGGLGKPALTSPEVVETMQMFQDMKDAGALSTIPGGSPDSEEAFGAINKGDYAAIVYPAWYTSRYVDYMPDLAGKVAIAPAPQIEGSDILTIGGGGTGTAVMAASEKQDIATEFLAFAKLSLEANVAVWEVLGFDPVNMSVWEDEAVTKNPDNKFNQYFQTNLFDVLNSVKDGIGHFESFSNPNLPVVDNQFRTVTMNEIYEVGTPADAALQQAQDTVMNELGE; encoded by the coding sequence ATGCGAATCCGAAGGATTCTCACCGCAACGATCGTTGCAGGGCTGGCAGTCGGAGCCCTGTCCGGATGCTCGAGCGATGGCCAGTCCGGTGGCGGAGGCGGCGCTGACGCCGACGGCGTCACCACGCTGGACATGTGGGTGTTCGCCGAGCTCCACGGCCAGGTCTACGAAGAGATGGCCGAGATGTGGAACGAGGAGAACCCCGACAAGCAGATCGACCTCAACCTCACGGTCTACCCGTACCAGGACATGCACGACAAGCTTCTGCTCGCCGTGAACTCCGGTCAGGGAGGACCGGATCTCGCCGACATCGAGGTCGGCAAGTTCGGCAACTTCGTCAAGGGCGACAACCCGCCGCTGGTCGACCTCACCGCCGCTGCTGATCCGTACGTCGACGACATCGTCCAGGCCCGACTGGACCTGTACAGCCGCAACGGCAAGATCTACGGCTACCCGACGCACGTCGGCGCCTTCGTCGCGTTCTACAACACCGAGCTGCTCGAGGGCGCCGGGATCGACTACACGACGATCAAGACGTGGGACGACTTCGCCGAGGCGGGGACCGCGTACAACGAGGCCACCGACAAGGCGTTCAGCGTCGCGAGCACCGGCGTCTTCTTCACCGAGCCGCTGGCGATCGCCCAGAACGGCGGGCAGCTGTTCGACGACGGCGGGCTCGGCAAGCCGGCGCTGACCAGCCCCGAGGTCGTCGAGACGATGCAGATGTTCCAGGACATGAAGGATGCCGGCGCACTGTCGACCATCCCCGGTGGCAGCCCCGACAGCGAGGAGGCCTTCGGCGCCATCAACAAGGGCGACTACGCCGCCATCGTGTACCCGGCGTGGTACACCTCGCGTTATGTGGACTACATGCCCGACCTCGCAGGCAAGGTCGCGATCGCTCCTGCCCCGCAGATCGAGGGTTCGGACATCCTCACGATCGGTGGCGGCGGCACCGGCACCGCGGTGATGGCCGCCAGCGAGAAGCAGGACATCGCCACGGAGTTCCTCGCGTTCGCGAAGCTGTCCCTCGAGGCCAACGTCGCGGTGTGGGAGGTCCTCGGTTTCGACCCGGTGAACATGTCCGTCTGGGAGGACGAGGCCGTCACGAAGAACCCGGACAACAAGTTCAACCAGTACTTCCAGACGAACCTGTTCGACGTGCTGAACTCCGTCAAGGACGGCATCGGCCACTTCGAGTCCTTCTCGAACCCGAACCTCCCGGTGGTGGACAACCAGTTCCGCACGGTGACCATGAATGAGATCTACGAGGTCGGCACTCCCGCCGACGCGGCTCTCCAGCAGGCGCAGGACACGGTGATGAACGAGCTCGGCGAGTAA
- a CDS encoding D-arabinono-1,4-lactone oxidase, which produces MERNWAGNVTYQADVVEHPSSLEELREIVLRDGPLRVLGTRHCFNDIADTSGALFALDRLPDEIEVSADRDSVRLSSGARYGDIAPALEAEGLALSNLASLPHISVGGATATGTHGSGDRIGSLASTVRALTVLTAGGEIRRLARGDEGFAGAVVNLGALGVVLDLTLDVEPTYRVAQHVYDEPRWDAILEDLDAVTGAGTSVSIFSRWQGSDTADQIWVKQRQPDTHADRRAELMRRLGASDADGPRHPIIGVDPVATSEQGGVAGPWFQRLPHFRLEFTPSAGAELQSEYLVPRSDAVAAIEALRSLADRIAPLLLVNEVRTVRADDLWLSSSYGTDAVGLHFTWRQDEAAVRALLPVLEDALPQTARPHWGKVFTLDGAEVRSRYPRWEDFAALRADFDPERRFVNAYLERLGL; this is translated from the coding sequence GTGGAACGAAACTGGGCGGGCAACGTCACCTACCAGGCGGACGTGGTCGAGCATCCGTCGTCGCTGGAGGAACTGCGCGAGATCGTCCTGCGCGACGGGCCCCTGCGAGTGCTGGGAACCCGGCACTGCTTCAACGACATCGCCGACACCTCCGGTGCGCTCTTCGCGCTCGACCGTCTGCCCGACGAGATCGAGGTCAGCGCGGACCGCGACAGCGTCCGGCTCTCCAGCGGCGCCCGCTACGGCGACATCGCGCCCGCGCTCGAGGCCGAGGGTCTCGCCCTGTCGAACCTCGCCTCGCTGCCGCACATCTCGGTCGGAGGCGCCACCGCGACGGGAACCCACGGCTCGGGCGACCGGATCGGATCCCTCGCGTCGACCGTCCGAGCGCTGACCGTCCTCACGGCCGGAGGTGAGATCCGGCGGCTCGCGCGCGGCGACGAAGGATTCGCCGGCGCCGTCGTGAACCTCGGCGCACTCGGCGTCGTCCTCGACCTGACCCTCGACGTCGAACCGACCTATCGGGTCGCCCAGCACGTGTACGACGAGCCCCGCTGGGACGCGATCCTCGAAGACCTGGACGCCGTCACCGGTGCCGGCACGAGCGTGAGCATCTTCTCCCGCTGGCAGGGCAGCGACACGGCCGACCAGATCTGGGTGAAGCAGCGCCAGCCCGACACGCACGCCGACCGCCGCGCAGAGCTGATGCGCAGGCTCGGCGCGTCGGACGCCGACGGGCCGCGGCATCCCATCATCGGGGTCGACCCGGTGGCGACCAGCGAACAGGGCGGCGTGGCGGGCCCCTGGTTCCAGCGGCTCCCGCACTTCCGGCTCGAGTTCACCCCGTCCGCCGGCGCGGAGCTGCAGAGCGAATATCTCGTGCCGCGGTCCGACGCCGTCGCGGCGATCGAGGCGCTGCGTTCCCTCGCCGACCGGATCGCGCCGCTGCTGCTGGTCAACGAGGTCCGCACCGTCCGCGCGGACGACCTGTGGCTGAGCTCGTCGTATGGCACGGATGCCGTGGGCCTGCACTTCACCTGGCGGCAGGACGAAGCGGCCGTGCGCGCGCTGCTGCCCGTGCTCGAGGACGCACTGCCGCAGACAGCACGACCGCACTGGGGCAAGGTCTTCACGCTCGACGGCGCCGAGGTCCGCTCCCGCTATCCGCGATGGGAGGACTTCGCCGCGCTGCGCGCCGATTTCGACCCGGAGCGACGCTTCGTCAACGCCTACCTGGAGCGGCTCGGGCTCTGA
- a CDS encoding putative F420-0 ABC transporter permease subunit, with protein sequence MRTVGWSIFLTVLLVFTIVISVTLGPAQISTGEAWNSILAHLGLSESTLSALRDGIVWQLRMPRILAAAAVGAGLAVCGAIMQAVLRNPLADPYLLGLSSGASFGAVLVIVLGFSIALPLAAFGGALGALALTLMMAGAIGRMTASRTILAGVAVSAALSALTSMVIFWNATGDSYREILGWLLGSLSGVAWPTAVLAILAIALVGVPLLMSAGALDAFAFGDRAAASLGVSVERTRWILLGATALLTGCLVAVSGSIGFIGLVVPHAVRLIVGARHRALLPLSALTGAIFLVWADTLARTLFDPRELPVGVVTALIGAPLFALLLMRSRRIS encoded by the coding sequence ATGCGCACAGTCGGATGGTCGATCTTCCTGACCGTGCTGCTTGTATTCACCATCGTCATCAGCGTCACCCTTGGACCAGCGCAGATCTCGACCGGTGAGGCATGGAACAGCATCCTCGCGCATCTGGGACTCAGCGAATCGACGCTGTCGGCGTTGCGCGACGGCATCGTGTGGCAACTGCGGATGCCGCGCATTCTCGCGGCCGCTGCCGTCGGCGCCGGCCTTGCCGTGTGCGGGGCGATCATGCAGGCGGTGCTGCGCAATCCCCTCGCCGACCCGTATCTGCTCGGCTTGTCATCCGGGGCGTCGTTCGGTGCGGTCCTGGTCATCGTGCTCGGCTTCTCGATCGCCCTTCCACTGGCCGCGTTCGGTGGCGCGCTGGGGGCACTTGCGCTGACCCTCATGATGGCGGGCGCGATCGGGCGCATGACGGCGTCGAGGACGATCCTCGCCGGCGTGGCCGTGTCTGCTGCGCTCAGCGCGCTGACCAGCATGGTGATCTTCTGGAACGCGACCGGCGACAGCTACCGTGAGATCCTCGGGTGGCTGCTCGGGTCACTTTCGGGGGTGGCCTGGCCGACCGCGGTGCTCGCCATCCTCGCCATCGCCCTGGTCGGAGTTCCTCTTCTCATGAGCGCCGGTGCCCTCGACGCCTTCGCGTTCGGGGACCGCGCTGCGGCATCCCTGGGTGTCTCCGTCGAGCGCACGCGGTGGATCCTGCTCGGTGCGACGGCCCTGCTGACCGGGTGCCTGGTCGCGGTCAGCGGATCGATCGGGTTCATCGGCCTCGTCGTACCGCACGCAGTCAGGCTCATCGTCGGCGCCCGGCACCGCGCGCTGCTGCCGCTCTCGGCGCTGACCGGCGCGATCTTCCTGGTCTGGGCCGACACCCTTGCCCGCACCCTGTTCGACCCCCGCGAACTGCCGGTCGGCGTCGTCACCGCGCTGATCGGCGCACCACTGTTCGCCCTGCTGCTGATGCGTTCCCGGCGGATCTCGTGA
- a CDS encoding PPOX class F420-dependent oxidoreductase: MTAAQIPLHLIDLLERPVCGVLATVSPGSTAQASPMWFELIGDTICFTHTNKRAKYRNLQHNPSMALAVYDPENPYRYVEVRGRLLESTPDPTGGFYQRLSRRYGTPNPPAPADAEDRVVLVMPIEKVIGG; encoded by the coding sequence ATGACCGCAGCACAGATCCCTCTCCACCTCATCGATCTGCTCGAACGCCCCGTGTGCGGCGTGCTGGCAACCGTCAGCCCCGGGAGCACGGCCCAGGCGAGTCCGATGTGGTTCGAGCTCATCGGAGACACGATCTGCTTCACCCACACGAACAAGCGCGCGAAATACCGGAACCTACAGCACAACCCGTCGATGGCCCTGGCCGTGTACGACCCCGAGAACCCGTACCGATACGTCGAGGTACGCGGAAGACTGCTCGAATCCACGCCGGACCCCACGGGCGGGTTCTACCAGCGACTCTCGCGGCGGTACGGTACGCCGAACCCGCCAGCGCCGGCGGACGCCGAGGATCGGGTGGTCCTCGTCATGCCGATCGAGAAGGTCATCGGTGGATGA
- a CDS encoding thiolase family protein gives MSNEAVVVDVVRTPVGRGKPGGTLSGVHPVDLAAHVLQTVVDRNGLESAQIDDVLLGCVSQVGEQAMNIARQAVLAAGFDERVPATTIDRQCGSSQQAVHFAAQGIAAGAYDIVLVGGVESMSRVPLGSSLAGASPMSPAMRSRYPDGLVNQGVSAELIAQRWGLSRDDLDAYAAESHRRAAYAWQEGFFDRTVVSVPDAHDAVTDETVRPGTTAEKLAGLAASFRTEELAARFPDLDWRITPGNSSPLTDGASAALLMSAERAEALGLRPRARFRAFDVIGDDPMLMLTGPIPATRRVLDRAGLALDEIDAYEVNEAFASVPLAWATELGADRARLNPRGGAIALGHALGSSGTRLLGTLVDHLEATGGRYGLQTMCEGGGMANALVVERL, from the coding sequence ATGAGCAACGAAGCCGTCGTCGTCGATGTCGTCCGCACCCCGGTGGGCAGGGGCAAACCGGGCGGGACGCTGTCCGGGGTGCACCCGGTCGATCTCGCCGCGCACGTGCTGCAGACGGTCGTCGACCGCAACGGCCTTGAGTCCGCGCAGATCGACGACGTCCTCCTCGGGTGCGTCAGTCAAGTCGGCGAGCAGGCCATGAACATCGCCCGCCAGGCCGTCCTCGCGGCGGGCTTCGACGAGCGGGTGCCGGCGACGACCATCGACCGGCAGTGCGGATCCAGTCAACAGGCGGTGCACTTCGCCGCGCAGGGCATCGCCGCCGGCGCCTACGACATCGTGCTCGTCGGGGGAGTGGAGTCGATGAGCCGGGTGCCGCTGGGCTCATCCCTCGCCGGCGCGTCGCCCATGTCGCCCGCCATGCGCTCGCGGTACCCGGACGGTCTGGTGAACCAGGGAGTGTCGGCCGAGCTGATCGCGCAGCGATGGGGGCTGAGCCGCGACGACCTCGACGCGTACGCGGCGGAATCCCACCGGCGGGCAGCGTACGCCTGGCAGGAGGGGTTCTTCGACCGCACGGTGGTCTCCGTCCCCGACGCCCACGACGCCGTGACGGACGAGACCGTGCGGCCGGGCACGACGGCCGAGAAGCTCGCCGGGCTCGCGGCATCCTTCCGCACCGAAGAACTCGCCGCGCGCTTTCCCGACCTCGACTGGCGGATCACACCGGGCAACTCCTCCCCGCTCACCGACGGAGCATCGGCCGCGCTGCTGATGAGCGCCGAACGCGCGGAGGCGCTCGGGCTGCGGCCGCGGGCACGGTTCCGCGCGTTCGATGTGATCGGCGACGATCCGATGCTCATGCTCACGGGGCCCATCCCCGCCACCCGACGCGTGCTCGATCGGGCGGGCCTGGCTCTTGACGAGATCGACGCCTACGAGGTCAACGAGGCCTTCGCCTCGGTGCCACTGGCGTGGGCGACCGAGCTCGGCGCCGACCGCGCGCGGCTCAACCCGCGCGGCGGCGCGATCGCGCTGGGCCATGCGCTCGGTTCATCGGGGACGAGGCTGCTCGGCACGCTGGTCGACCACCTCGAGGCGACAGGCGGCCGATACGGTCTCCAGACGATGTGCGAGGGCGGCGGCATGGCGAATGCGCTCGTCGTCGAGCGGCTCTGA
- a CDS encoding putative F420-0 ABC transporter substrate-binding protein yields MPVRHRIRALLGVVLLTPLILVGCGTAQTAALDPAAASPSGYPVVVDNCGTTVTFDEAPERVLAVKSTSIEMLLALGLEERIVGTAFSDGPVADEWAQAATSLPVIDERVPGVEATADLEPDLVYAGWESNVTADGAGERETLASLGINTYVSPSACQDADYQPHPLTFDDVFDDILEMGRIFDVSDRAEALVSSLRGDLDDVEADDRGLTALWYSSGSDTPFVGAGIGAPQMVMDAAGVTNIAADVDATWSSLSWEAVVDANPDIIVLVDSAWGSAEKKIGVLESNPATAQLPAVANGRYLVVPFAVGEAGVRNVEAVRSLLSQLETVDLP; encoded by the coding sequence ATGCCCGTCCGTCACCGAATCCGAGCCCTGCTCGGGGTCGTCCTCTTGACCCCCCTCATCCTCGTCGGCTGCGGCACCGCACAGACAGCGGCGCTCGATCCCGCCGCGGCATCACCGTCGGGATATCCCGTCGTCGTGGACAACTGCGGAACGACCGTCACCTTCGATGAGGCACCCGAGCGCGTACTCGCCGTCAAATCGACATCGATCGAGATGCTGCTCGCGCTGGGGCTGGAGGAGCGGATCGTCGGGACGGCGTTCTCCGATGGTCCCGTCGCCGATGAGTGGGCGCAGGCGGCGACGTCGCTGCCCGTGATCGATGAGAGAGTGCCGGGCGTGGAGGCGACAGCCGATCTGGAGCCGGATCTGGTCTATGCCGGGTGGGAGTCGAATGTCACGGCCGACGGCGCGGGCGAGCGCGAGACGCTCGCATCGCTCGGAATCAACACCTACGTCTCCCCGTCCGCGTGCCAGGATGCGGACTATCAACCACATCCGCTCACCTTCGACGACGTGTTCGACGACATCCTCGAGATGGGGCGAATCTTCGATGTGTCCGACCGCGCTGAAGCGCTCGTCTCATCGCTACGGGGCGATCTCGACGACGTCGAGGCCGACGATCGCGGGCTCACCGCGCTCTGGTACAGCTCCGGCAGCGACACTCCGTTCGTCGGCGCAGGCATCGGGGCCCCACAGATGGTGATGGATGCTGCAGGAGTGACGAACATCGCCGCAGATGTCGACGCGACCTGGTCGAGCCTCAGTTGGGAGGCGGTCGTCGATGCGAACCCTGACATCATCGTCCTCGTCGACTCGGCATGGGGGTCTGCGGAGAAGAAGATCGGCGTGCTCGAATCCAATCCCGCGACGGCCCAGCTTCCCGCGGTCGCGAACGGCCGCTATCTGGTCGTGCCGTTCGCGGTCGGCGAAGCCGGCGTGCGCAATGTCGAGGCCGTTCGATCACTGTTGAGCCAACTGGAGACGGTCGACCTCCCGTGA
- a CDS encoding LLM class F420-dependent oxidoreductase: MRFGIFVPQGWRFDLVGIDPGDQWQTMRGLAQAADAGPWESLWVYDHFHTTPIPSEEATHEAWTLTSAFAATTSRIRLGQMCTCMSYRNPAYLAKVAATVDIISGGRTEMGIGGGWYEHEWRAYGYGFPAAGDRLRRLDEGVQIMRQAWSTGKATLDGGHYQADGAIVRPLPLQEGGIPLWIAGGGEKITLKIAAKYARYTNFVGTPGEFDAKSAILREHTKSAGTDFDAIVRSSNYNTVIGETESEVEDRLAAIEARVLPHLGDRTAAFMATYRGDGAKAVGTPEQIVEQLRDMASRGLGYAIHYFPEAAYDRSGIELFEREVIPALQ, from the coding sequence ATGCGCTTCGGAATCTTCGTACCTCAAGGGTGGCGATTCGATCTGGTCGGCATCGACCCCGGGGACCAGTGGCAGACGATGCGGGGTCTCGCGCAGGCGGCCGATGCCGGACCATGGGAGTCGCTGTGGGTGTACGACCATTTCCACACCACGCCGATCCCCAGCGAAGAGGCCACCCACGAGGCGTGGACGCTGACGTCGGCCTTCGCGGCGACGACCTCTCGCATCCGCCTTGGCCAGATGTGCACCTGCATGTCGTACCGCAACCCCGCGTACCTCGCGAAGGTCGCCGCGACCGTCGACATCATCTCGGGCGGCCGCACCGAGATGGGGATCGGCGGCGGGTGGTACGAGCACGAATGGCGCGCATACGGCTACGGGTTCCCCGCGGCCGGTGATCGCCTGCGGCGCCTCGACGAAGGCGTTCAGATCATGCGGCAGGCGTGGTCCACGGGGAAGGCGACCCTGGACGGCGGGCACTATCAGGCAGACGGGGCGATCGTTCGCCCGCTTCCGCTGCAGGAAGGCGGTATCCCGCTGTGGATCGCCGGCGGCGGTGAGAAGATCACCCTGAAGATCGCGGCGAAGTACGCGCGGTACACGAACTTCGTCGGTACGCCCGGGGAGTTCGACGCGAAGAGCGCGATCCTCCGAGAACACACGAAGTCCGCCGGCACGGACTTCGACGCGATCGTGCGGTCCTCCAACTACAACACCGTGATCGGCGAAACCGAGTCCGAGGTCGAGGACAGGTTGGCCGCGATCGAAGCACGAGTGCTCCCGCACCTCGGCGACCGTACGGCCGCGTTCATGGCCACTTATCGAGGTGACGGGGCGAAGGCGGTTGGCACCCCCGAGCAGATCGTCGAACAACTCCGAGACATGGCGTCACGAGGGCTCGGCTACGCCATCCACTACTTCCCGGAGGCCGCGTACGACCGCTCGGGCATCGAACTGTTCGAACGAGAGGTCATCCCCGCGTTGCAGTGA
- a CDS encoding LacI family DNA-binding transcriptional regulator, producing the protein MESTMHDVAQLAGVSIKTVSNVINHHPHVRPQTRERVQTAIDQLGYRPNLSARGLRSGRTGVIGLAVPALSENYFAELADAVIRAADKRGLSVVVEQTSGDRDRELQAITGSRIRLTDGLLFSPFALGQEDADALDSGFPLVLLGERIFDGPTDHVTMHNVSSARAAVEHLLDIGRRRIALVGAEGETPAGTSSASLRLAGYQQAFDQAGLELDPRLVRPTNHWSRSGGAAAVRELLAEGLPFDGVFALNDALGLGALRALSEAGRRVPEDVAVIGFDNIDEARFSTPSMSSIEAGRSQIALTAVDLLIERIDEKGDKRPPRTVKPDFRIVRRESTGFPGRTDDTTAGD; encoded by the coding sequence ATGGAATCGACGATGCACGACGTCGCCCAGCTCGCCGGCGTCTCCATCAAGACGGTCTCGAACGTCATCAACCACCACCCGCACGTGCGGCCGCAGACCCGCGAGCGGGTGCAGACCGCGATCGATCAGCTCGGATACCGACCGAACCTCTCCGCCCGCGGGCTGCGCTCCGGACGCACTGGCGTGATCGGTCTCGCCGTACCCGCCCTCAGCGAGAACTATTTCGCCGAGCTGGCGGATGCCGTCATCCGCGCTGCCGACAAACGGGGGCTCAGCGTCGTCGTCGAGCAGACCAGCGGCGATCGGGACCGCGAGCTGCAGGCCATCACCGGCAGCCGGATCCGTCTCACCGACGGCCTGCTGTTCAGCCCGTTCGCGCTCGGGCAGGAGGACGCCGACGCCTTGGACTCCGGGTTCCCGCTCGTGCTCCTCGGTGAGCGCATCTTCGACGGCCCGACCGACCACGTCACGATGCACAACGTCTCCTCCGCGCGGGCCGCCGTCGAGCATCTGCTCGACATCGGTCGCCGCCGCATCGCCCTCGTCGGCGCGGAGGGCGAGACCCCGGCCGGCACGAGTTCGGCCTCGCTGCGGCTCGCCGGCTACCAGCAGGCGTTCGACCAGGCGGGGCTCGAGCTCGACCCGCGCCTGGTCCGGCCCACGAACCACTGGAGCCGCAGCGGCGGCGCCGCGGCCGTGCGCGAACTCCTCGCCGAGGGGCTCCCCTTCGACGGGGTGTTCGCCCTCAACGACGCCCTCGGCCTCGGGGCGCTGCGGGCGCTCAGCGAAGCCGGCCGGCGCGTGCCGGAGGACGTCGCCGTCATCGGCTTCGACAACATCGACGAAGCGCGGTTCTCCACGCCGTCGATGTCGAGCATCGAGGCGGGGAGATCTCAGATCGCCCTCACGGCGGTCGACCTCCTCATCGAACGGATCGATGAGAAGGGCGACAAGCGCCCGCCGCGCACGGTGAAGCCCGACTTCCGCATCGTCAGGCGCGAGTCCACGGGTTTCCCCGGGCGCACCGACGACACGACCGCCGGCGACTAG
- a CDS encoding ABC transporter ATP-binding protein: protein MTRPPLLRTDRLSFRRAGRMLIDGIDCTVEAGSLTALVGPNGAGKSTLLHLIASAETPTAGGMEIDGIDTRTMSRRARARFTALVEQQAQTELDLSVLDVVLLGRTPHLSMLGSPGPADVSIALSALRRAGAVELADRRFPQLSGGERQRVLLARALAQEPKLLLTDEPTNHLDIQAQLHTLALMRSLARGGTAILAALHDLTLAARHADQVIVVDRGRVVASGRPAETLTPDLIRHVYGVRADVVPHPVDGAPLIAFSLLEEDDARGWPSTSPVSSAG from the coding sequence GTGACGCGGCCACCGCTGCTTCGCACCGACCGCCTCTCCTTCCGCCGGGCGGGACGGATGCTGATCGACGGCATCGACTGCACCGTCGAAGCGGGTTCCCTGACCGCACTGGTCGGTCCGAACGGGGCGGGGAAGTCGACATTGCTGCACCTGATCGCCTCTGCGGAAACGCCGACGGCCGGCGGCATGGAGATCGACGGCATCGACACACGCACGATGTCTCGTCGAGCACGCGCCCGTTTCACGGCACTTGTCGAACAGCAGGCGCAGACCGAGCTCGACCTGAGCGTGCTCGATGTCGTCCTGCTCGGCCGCACCCCGCATCTGTCGATGCTCGGCTCCCCCGGCCCTGCAGATGTCAGCATCGCGCTGTCCGCACTGCGCCGCGCGGGCGCCGTTGAGCTCGCCGATCGACGTTTTCCGCAGCTCTCCGGTGGCGAGCGCCAGCGGGTGCTGCTCGCCCGAGCACTCGCCCAGGAACCGAAGCTGCTGCTCACGGATGAGCCGACCAACCATCTCGACATCCAGGCTCAGCTGCACACACTCGCCCTGATGCGCTCACTCGCACGCGGCGGCACGGCGATCCTCGCGGCGTTGCACGACCTCACCCTGGCGGCACGTCATGCCGATCAGGTCATCGTGGTCGATCGAGGTCGCGTCGTCGCGTCCGGACGCCCTGCAGAGACGCTCACGCCGGACCTGATCCGGCATGTATACGGGGTGCGTGCCGATGTCGTCCCGCATCCGGTCGACGGGGCGCCGCTGATCGCATTCTCCCTGCTCGAGGAGGACGATGCGCGCGGATGGCCCTCGACGTCGCCGGTAAGCTCGGCCGGATGA